The following are encoded in a window of Castanea sativa cultivar Marrone di Chiusa Pesio chromosome 5, ASM4071231v1 genomic DNA:
- the LOC142637301 gene encoding equilibrative nucleotide transporter 3-like gives MANDNSKAPIRLEHGKFKTMVVCWILGLGCLFSWNSLLTIGDYYYSLFPRYHPSRVLTLVYQPFAFATTAVLTYKEAKINTRLRNLIGYALFFASTLSLLVLDLATSGKGGAGPYIGICVIVCFIGVASASVQGGMMGELSFMLPELIQSFLAGCAAAGTLTSVLRLLTKAAFEKSDNGLRKGALLFLAISTFITFLCFILYALYFPSLPIVVYYRSKAASEGSKTVSSDLAAAGIQVEANQEVEGNATPQQRLSIKQLFFQNVDYALDLFLIYAMTLSIFPGFIFENTGAHQLGSWYPLVLITMFNTWDFIARYIPLVQCLKIESRKGLMIAVLSCFLLIPAFYFTAKYGDQGWMIILTSFLGISNGYLTVCVLTIAPKGYKGPEQNALGNMLVLCLLNGIFAGVILDWLWLIGHGHF, from the exons ATGGCGAATGATAATAGTAAGGCTCCAATAAGACTTGAG CatggaaaatttaaaacaatggTGGTTTGCTGGATTCTTGGACTGGGGTGCCTTTTCTCTTGGAACAGTTTGCTGACTATAGGAGATTACTACTATAGCTTGTTTCCG CGATACCACCCTTCAAGGGTACTTACCCTTGTTTATCAACCTTTTGCATTTGCAACAACAGCAGTACTAACTTACAAAGAGGCAAAGATCAATACTAGATTGCGGAACTTAATTGGATACGCTCTCTTCTTTGCAAGTACATTGTCGCTCCTAGTT TTGGACTTAGCCACATCTGGGAAAGGAGGAGCTGGCCCTTATATTGGTATCTGTGTAATTGTTTGTTTTATTGGAGTTGCATCTGCCAGTGTTCAAGGAGGAATGATGGGAGAATTATCTTTCATGCTCCCTGAACTCATCCAG TCCTTTCTTGCTGGTTGTGCTGCAGCAGGGACTCTAACTTCTGTTTTGAGACTACTCACAAAAGCAGCATTTGAGAAATCTGATAATGGTCTTCGCAAAGGGGCTT TGTTATTCCTAGCAATCTCAACGTTCATCACGTTTCTCTGTTTTATTCTCTATGCCTTATACTTCCCTAGCTTGCCAATAGTGGTGTACTACCGCTCAAAGGCAGCTTCAGAAGGATCAAAAACAGTATCATCCGACCTTGCTGCCGCTGGAATCCAAGTGGAAGCAAACCAAGAA gTTGAAGGGAATGCCACACCCCAACAACGATTGAGCATTAAACAACTATTCTTTCAGAACGTTGATTATGCATTGGACCTGTTCCTGATCTATGCAATGACATTGTCAATTTTCCCTGGATTCATATTTGAAAATACAGGAGCACACCAATTGGGCTCATG GTACCCACTTGTTCTGATCACCATGTTCAATACCTGGGATTTCATAGCAAGATACATTCCACTTGTGCAATGCCTGAAGATAGAATCTAGAAAGGGTCTTATGATTGCAGTTCTTTCTTGCTTCTTACTCATCCCAGCATTCTACTTCACAGCAAAATATGGTGACCAAGGATGGATGATCATTCTCACATCCTTCCTGGGAATATCCAATGGTTACCTCACTGTCTGCGTCCTCACAATAGCACCTAAAGGTTACAAG GGACCTGAGCAAAATGCCTTGGGTAATATGCTTGTGTTGTGTCTTCTAAACGGTATATTTGCAGGTGTTATTCTTGATTGGTTGTGGCTAATAGGTCATGGCCACTTTTAA
- the LOC142637071 gene encoding equilibrative nucleotide transporter 3-like has product MTIVDKNQPQTRLQQGRYKAVAVCWILGLGSLMSWNSMLTIGDYYYKLFPLYHPSRVLTLVYQPFAFVTMALLAYNESKIDTRWRNLLGYSLFFASTVMLIVLDLATSGKGGVGPYIGICAIVGSFGVADANVQGGMVGDLSFMHPELIQSFLAGLAASGTLTSVMRIITKAAFEKSDNGLRKGAMLFLAISAFFEFLCVILYAFFFPKLPIVKYYRSKAASEGSKTVSADLAAAGIQVEADQEAHRNAKRHERLSNKQLFFENIDYAIDLFLIYVLTLSIFPGFLYENTGTHQLGSWYPLVLIAMYSVWDFLSRYIPLLQCLKVESRKGLLIATLSRFLLIPAFYFTAKYGDQGWMIMLISFLGLSNGYLTVCILTVAPKGYKGPEQNALGNLLVLCLLGGIFAGVALDWLWLIGHGKF; this is encoded by the exons ATGACTATTGTTGATAAAAATCAGCCTCAAACAAGACTTCAG CAAGGAAGATATAAAGCAGTGGCAGTTTGCTGGATTCTTGGACTGGGGTCCCTGATGTCATGGAACAGTATGCTGACTATAGGAGATTACTACTACAAGTTGTTCCCA CTATACCACCCTTCAAGGGTACTTACCCTCGTTTATCAACCATTTGCATTTGTGACAATGGCATTACTAGCCTACAATGAGTCAAAGATTGATACTAGATGGCGGAATTTGCTTGGATACTCACTCTTCTTTGCAAGTACTGTGATGCTCATAGTT TTGGATTTAGCAACATCTGGGAAAGGAGGAGTTGGTCCTTATATTGGTATATGTGCAATTGTTGGTTCCTTTGGAGTAGCAGATGCTAATGTTCAAGGTGGAATGGTTGGAGACCTATCTTTCATGCACCCAGAACTCATTCAG TCCTTCCTTGCTGGTTTGGCTGCATCAGGGACTCTAACGTCTGTTATGAGAATAATCACAAAAGCCGCCTTTGAGAAATCTGATAATGGTCTTCGCAAGGGGGCTA TGCTATTCCTAGCAATCTCAGCATTCTTTGAGTTTCTCTGTGTTATTCTCTATGCCTTCTTCTTCCCTAAACTGCCAATAGTGAAGTACTACCGCTCAAAGGCAGCATCTGAAGGATCAAAAACAGTATCAGCTGACCTTGCTGCCGCTGGAATTCAAGTGGAAGCAGACCAAGAA gCACATAGGAATGCTAAACGCCACGAACGATTGAGCAATAAACAACTATTCTTTGAGAACATTGATTATGCAATTGACCTGTTCCTGATATATGTGCTGACATTGTCAATTTTCCCCGGTTTCTTATATGAAAATACAGGAACACACCAGTTGGGGTCATG GTACCCACTAGTTCTTATTGCAATGTACAGTGTCTGGGATTTCCTATCAAGATACATTCCTCTTTTGCAATGCCTTAAGGTGGAATCCAGAAAGGGCCTTTTGATTGCAACTCTTTCTCGGTTCTTACTCATCCCGGCTTTCTACTTCACAGCAAAATATGGTGACCAAGGATGGATGATCATGCTCATATCCTTCTTGGGACTATCCAATGGTTATCTCACTGTTTGTATCCTCACAGTAGCACCCAAAggctacaag ggACCTGAGCAAAATGCCTTGGGTAATTTGCTTGTGTTGTGTCTTCTAGGTGGTATATTTGCAGGAGTTGCTCTTGATTGGTTGTGGCTAATAGGTCATGGAAAATTTTAA